From a single Stackebrandtia endophytica genomic region:
- a CDS encoding response regulator transcription factor, whose product MRVVIAEDDALLREGLTLVLGSEGITVVAATPDADQFMAAVAEHRPDVAVLDVRMPPTHTDEGIRAAVAARRAQPGLAVLVLSAYVEQSFATDLLADGSDGVGYLLKERVGRVSEFITALRRVADGGTAIDPEVVTQLFSRRRAVDRLSALSPRERDVLAAMAEGLGNAAIGARLFITDNAVHKHIRSIFAKLGLSPDDESDRRVAAVLRYLDGTRD is encoded by the coding sequence GTGCGGGTCGTTATCGCCGAAGATGACGCATTGCTGAGAGAGGGACTGACTCTGGTCCTGGGCAGCGAGGGAATCACGGTGGTCGCCGCAACGCCCGACGCCGACCAGTTCATGGCGGCGGTCGCCGAACACCGACCGGATGTCGCGGTCCTGGACGTGCGGATGCCGCCGACTCACACGGACGAGGGGATTCGTGCCGCGGTGGCGGCGCGCCGGGCGCAACCCGGCCTGGCGGTGTTGGTGCTGTCGGCGTACGTGGAGCAGAGCTTCGCCACCGATTTGTTGGCCGACGGCTCCGACGGTGTCGGTTACCTGTTGAAGGAGCGCGTCGGTCGGGTGTCGGAGTTCATCACCGCTCTTCGCCGCGTCGCCGACGGCGGTACCGCGATCGATCCGGAGGTCGTGACCCAGTTGTTCTCTCGGCGTCGTGCGGTGGATCGGCTGTCCGCGTTGTCACCCCGGGAACGCGACGTGCTGGCCGCCATGGCGGAGGGACTGGGCAACGCCGCGATCGGTGCTCGACTGTTCATCACCGACAACGCGGTGCACAAGCACATCCGGTCCATATTCGCCAAACTCGGTTTGAGCCCTGACGACGAGTCGGACCGCAGGGTCGCGGCGGTGCTGCGATACCTTGACGGCACCAGGGATTGA